The following coding sequences are from one Osmia bicornis bicornis chromosome 2, iOsmBic2.1, whole genome shotgun sequence window:
- the LOC114874143 gene encoding uncharacterized protein LOC114874143 isoform X2, translating to MAGDKVIGSSSVVNGEKVHQGGAYNVNLNLEDEFTEYIPCPEFQFSTVTCCFCNGYYGPCFGEPVCATCHAFLFPNDVGLLQVPIFSEKTDDEDSGNDEPTELYYNHERRASQQQQNSPQNANSNVPNISHISNPSSHISQRIHLQNDNISATQKVHYGINPYNPKSVVAISQNVPLVHDTHSGNVQNMINGNNDNRNENCKEKVSTFNSQCTAEKKLHGIVPFPKVKELENYQHYQWNYKAHDDVGEPSRSYSLSERLEMLTNYKHVEHESVSEPSLVERLPPEVLLVVFSHLDDVSLWSAANVCRRWCGLLSTHVTPQQWQQNVKLRWPLYKPIGSVKNWYKVYDFLASSAPCRTCLAQTCLRSRSPRIQENSWRRNRLHSELKSLRIDPPEGIEATPLDQMCCHWQATITGPVGSPYEGGLFYLYLQVPCSYPLYPPIVRFLTKILHPNVSRHGDVGIDSIHHNWSLALTISKVLISVQSLLTDPYCQVCMEPELGEMYLNDRERFDEIARAWTWRYAMHDVVTPS from the exons ATGGCTGGTGACAAAGTAATCGGTAGTTCATCAGTCGTAAATGGAGAAAAAGTACACCAAGGTGGTGCTTATAATGTAAACCTAAATTTGGAAGATGAATTTACCGAGTACATCCCTTGTcctgaatttcaattttcg ACAGTAACTTGTTGTTTCTGTAATGGATATTATGGGCCATGTTTTGGAGAACCAGTTTGTGCAACATGTCACGCATTTTTATTTCCTAATGATGTCGGTCTTCTACAAGTTCCCATTTTCAGTGAA AAAACAGATGATGAAGATTCAGGAAATGATGAACCAACAGAGCTCTATTATAATCATGAAAGAAGAGCCAgtcaacaacaacaaaattcACCACAGAATGCAAACTCAAATGTACCAAACATATCACATATTTCTAATCCTAGCTCTCATATATCTCAACGTATTCACTTGCAAAATGACAATATTTCAGCCACACAGAAGGTACATTATGGTATAAATCCATATAACCCAAAAAGTGTAGTTGCTATTTCTCAAAATGTGCCCCTTGTACATGATACACACTCTGGTAATGTACAAAATATGATAAATGGAAATAATGATaatcgaaatgaaaattgtaaagAAAAAGTTTCTACATTTAATTCTCAATGCACAGCAGAAAAGAAGCTACACGGCATAGTTCCATTTCCGAAAGTtaaagaattagaaaattatcaGCATTATCAATGGAATTACAAAGCGCACGATGATGTAGGAGAGCCTTCAAGATCGTATAGTTTATCCGAACGATTAGAAATGTTAACAAATTATAAACACGTTGAACATGAATCTGTTTCTGAACCAAGCTTGGTGGAAAGGTTACCACCGGAAGTGCTGTTAGTTGTTTTCTCTCATTTGGATGATGTTAGCCTTTGGTCGGCTGCAAATGTTTGCCGCAGATGGTGCGGTTTGTTATCCACCCATGTAACACCACAACAGTGGCAACAAAATGTTAAACTACGATGGCCTTTGTATAAACCCATTGGTTCTGTCAAAAATTGGTATAAAGTGTATGACTTTTTGGCTTCTTCGGCACCTTGTAGAACATGTTTGGCACAAACCTGTCTGAGATCACGATCTCCTAGAATCCAAGAAAATTCTTGGAGAAGAAACAGACTTCATAGTGAACTTAAGAGCTTGAGAATAGATCCTCCCGAGGGTATCGAAGCGACACCCTTAGATCAAATGTGTTGCCATTGGCAAGCTACAATTACTGGGCCTGTAGGAAGTCCATACGAAGGAGGCTTGTTTTATCTTTATCTACAAGTACCATGCAG TTATCCCCTGTATCCACCAATAGTAAGGTTTCTTACAAAGATACTTCATCCAAACGTTTCTAGACATGGTGACGTCGGTATAGACTCGATACATCATAACTGGTCGTTAGCGTTGACAATTTCAAAGGTATTAATTAGCGTTCAAAGCTTGCTTACGGACCCATATTGTCAG GTTTGTATGGAACCAGAATTGGgtgaaatgtatttaaatgATCGTGAAAGATTCGACGAAATTGCCAGGGCATGGACATGGAGATATGCTATGCATGATGTTGTCACACCATCAtaa
- the LOC114874143 gene encoding uncharacterized protein LOC114874143 isoform X1, translating into MPDVCIICYNTNMAGDKVIGSSSVVNGEKVHQGGAYNVNLNLEDEFTEYIPCPEFQFSTVTCCFCNGYYGPCFGEPVCATCHAFLFPNDVGLLQVPIFSEKTDDEDSGNDEPTELYYNHERRASQQQQNSPQNANSNVPNISHISNPSSHISQRIHLQNDNISATQKVHYGINPYNPKSVVAISQNVPLVHDTHSGNVQNMINGNNDNRNENCKEKVSTFNSQCTAEKKLHGIVPFPKVKELENYQHYQWNYKAHDDVGEPSRSYSLSERLEMLTNYKHVEHESVSEPSLVERLPPEVLLVVFSHLDDVSLWSAANVCRRWCGLLSTHVTPQQWQQNVKLRWPLYKPIGSVKNWYKVYDFLASSAPCRTCLAQTCLRSRSPRIQENSWRRNRLHSELKSLRIDPPEGIEATPLDQMCCHWQATITGPVGSPYEGGLFYLYLQVPCSYPLYPPIVRFLTKILHPNVSRHGDVGIDSIHHNWSLALTISKVLISVQSLLTDPYCQVCMEPELGEMYLNDRERFDEIARAWTWRYAMHDVVTPS; encoded by the exons ATGCCAGATGTG TGTATCATTTGTTACAATACTAACATGGCTGGTGACAAAGTAATCGGTAGTTCATCAGTCGTAAATGGAGAAAAAGTACACCAAGGTGGTGCTTATAATGTAAACCTAAATTTGGAAGATGAATTTACCGAGTACATCCCTTGTcctgaatttcaattttcg ACAGTAACTTGTTGTTTCTGTAATGGATATTATGGGCCATGTTTTGGAGAACCAGTTTGTGCAACATGTCACGCATTTTTATTTCCTAATGATGTCGGTCTTCTACAAGTTCCCATTTTCAGTGAA AAAACAGATGATGAAGATTCAGGAAATGATGAACCAACAGAGCTCTATTATAATCATGAAAGAAGAGCCAgtcaacaacaacaaaattcACCACAGAATGCAAACTCAAATGTACCAAACATATCACATATTTCTAATCCTAGCTCTCATATATCTCAACGTATTCACTTGCAAAATGACAATATTTCAGCCACACAGAAGGTACATTATGGTATAAATCCATATAACCCAAAAAGTGTAGTTGCTATTTCTCAAAATGTGCCCCTTGTACATGATACACACTCTGGTAATGTACAAAATATGATAAATGGAAATAATGATaatcgaaatgaaaattgtaaagAAAAAGTTTCTACATTTAATTCTCAATGCACAGCAGAAAAGAAGCTACACGGCATAGTTCCATTTCCGAAAGTtaaagaattagaaaattatcaGCATTATCAATGGAATTACAAAGCGCACGATGATGTAGGAGAGCCTTCAAGATCGTATAGTTTATCCGAACGATTAGAAATGTTAACAAATTATAAACACGTTGAACATGAATCTGTTTCTGAACCAAGCTTGGTGGAAAGGTTACCACCGGAAGTGCTGTTAGTTGTTTTCTCTCATTTGGATGATGTTAGCCTTTGGTCGGCTGCAAATGTTTGCCGCAGATGGTGCGGTTTGTTATCCACCCATGTAACACCACAACAGTGGCAACAAAATGTTAAACTACGATGGCCTTTGTATAAACCCATTGGTTCTGTCAAAAATTGGTATAAAGTGTATGACTTTTTGGCTTCTTCGGCACCTTGTAGAACATGTTTGGCACAAACCTGTCTGAGATCACGATCTCCTAGAATCCAAGAAAATTCTTGGAGAAGAAACAGACTTCATAGTGAACTTAAGAGCTTGAGAATAGATCCTCCCGAGGGTATCGAAGCGACACCCTTAGATCAAATGTGTTGCCATTGGCAAGCTACAATTACTGGGCCTGTAGGAAGTCCATACGAAGGAGGCTTGTTTTATCTTTATCTACAAGTACCATGCAG TTATCCCCTGTATCCACCAATAGTAAGGTTTCTTACAAAGATACTTCATCCAAACGTTTCTAGACATGGTGACGTCGGTATAGACTCGATACATCATAACTGGTCGTTAGCGTTGACAATTTCAAAGGTATTAATTAGCGTTCAAAGCTTGCTTACGGACCCATATTGTCAG GTTTGTATGGAACCAGAATTGGgtgaaatgtatttaaatgATCGTGAAAGATTCGACGAAATTGCCAGGGCATGGACATGGAGATATGCTATGCATGATGTTGTCACACCATCAtaa